A portion of the Chondrinema litorale genome contains these proteins:
- the rimM gene encoding ribosome maturation factor RimM (Essential for efficient processing of 16S rRNA): MRKDDCFELGYVVKPRGLDGELTVVFDADDPDRYLNIDAIFVESKDNLIPYIVEYVSPLNDKFILKLEEVDDPDSAGKLKSCKLFLPLEVLPELDDDEFFLHDLVGFSIVDEQKGALGLIENIYDINNNTLIALIHQGKEVLIPITEDIVKQVDKEKQVVHTLLPDGLLELYLEE, translated from the coding sequence ATGAGAAAAGATGATTGTTTTGAATTAGGTTATGTTGTAAAGCCTCGTGGTTTGGACGGGGAACTTACAGTTGTTTTTGATGCAGATGATCCTGATAGATATCTAAATATTGATGCAATATTTGTTGAAAGTAAGGATAACCTGATTCCATATATAGTAGAATACGTTTCTCCTCTTAATGATAAGTTTATATTAAAACTGGAAGAAGTAGATGATCCTGATTCTGCGGGAAAATTAAAAAGCTGTAAGTTGTTTTTACCTCTAGAAGTACTTCCAGAATTAGATGATGATGAGTTTTTTCTGCATGATCTTGTAGGCTTTTCGATTGTTGATGAGCAAAAGGGAGCTTTGGGTTTAATAGAAAATATTTATGATATAAATAATAATACCCTTATTGCACTAATCCATCAAGGTAAAGAAGTTCTAATTCCTATTACAGAGGATATTGTAAAGCAAGTAGATAAAGAAAAGCAGGTTGTTCATACCTTATTACCAGATGGGCTACTCGAACTCTATTTAGAAGAATAG
- a CDS encoding TVP38/TMEM64 family protein — protein sequence MISLLKILNRNKASSIYITLLLVLSVSISGIMGSTAYYYAEKYAEISTELILMFYTLSVFSMAFGLTPTTFISIISGYVLAWPAVLPLVISYMLASLVGYFTAKIIDKGNFIKSIEEDEKLSKVYERLQGNELFAVFFTKISPVIPFAVGNFLLSIGNVRVDRFLLGSLFGMLPRTLLALWTGIQLHYLASSGIENWSSNWSSWMILLLIVISLGGFYLIFRDKKKPV from the coding sequence ATGATATCACTTTTAAAAATCCTGAATAGAAACAAAGCTTCCAGTATTTATATTACTTTATTGCTAGTTCTGTCTGTTTCTATTAGTGGAATAATGGGCTCAACAGCTTATTATTATGCTGAAAAATACGCTGAGATATCAACTGAATTAATTTTAATGTTTTATACACTCAGTGTATTTAGTATGGCGTTTGGCCTAACACCTACCACCTTTATAAGTATAATTAGTGGCTATGTTTTAGCTTGGCCTGCAGTTTTACCACTAGTTATCTCTTATATGCTAGCTTCTTTAGTTGGGTATTTCACAGCAAAAATTATAGATAAGGGTAACTTCATTAAGTCTATAGAAGAAGATGAAAAGCTTTCAAAAGTTTATGAAAGGCTTCAAGGTAATGAGTTATTTGCTGTATTCTTCACCAAAATATCTCCCGTAATTCCATTTGCAGTAGGTAACTTCTTACTATCTATTGGAAATGTTCGTGTCGATAGATTTTTGCTAGGGAGCTTGTTCGGTATGTTACCAAGAACATTACTAGCATTATGGACAGGCATTCAATTACATTATCTGGCAAGTTCAGGTATTGAAAACTGGTCATCTAACTGGAGTAGTTGGATGATTTTGTTGTTAATTGTAATATCTCTAGGAGGTTTTTATCTTATTTTTAGAGATAAAAAAAAGCCCGTATAA
- a CDS encoding CHASE2 domain-containing protein, which produces MMKKLFNWTNISGTFAVFLFMWMLGSIGVQFDFLNVFEEVLSDYNLTDVYYTKIRNNEAIPFDERIVLVNIGDASRGRGSIADEISILNKYNPKVIAIDAKFFGLKEDDPMGDFKLATAIQEANNFIMASEFAVTSDTSTGWDTLYTPPPLFSQNAQTAFVNVGNLEFGDFTTWRTIPVKETTKKGKKEPCFPVKIAEVYNEKAAQKFLARGNEIENIYFKGNLDKFTKLDVDDVLKENFIPELIKDKIVIMGYMGDHYTDYYFDEDKFYTPLNEKQVGRGTPDMFGVVVHANVVSMILDENYINEMPAYIGYIIAIILCYLNVALFAYILDNKKLSPYYGLTKIIQLIEVLIILTISIFSFALFNYKVDLTLVFLVIILAGDLTEIYIDIILVSLSKISFIRKLSLKPNSLNAS; this is translated from the coding sequence ATGATGAAAAAATTATTTAATTGGACAAATATTTCAGGAACATTTGCTGTATTTCTTTTTATGTGGATGTTAGGAAGTATAGGAGTTCAGTTCGACTTCCTGAATGTATTTGAAGAAGTCTTAAGTGACTACAATCTTACTGATGTTTACTATACAAAAATTCGGAATAACGAAGCAATTCCATTTGACGAAAGAATTGTATTAGTAAATATTGGAGATGCATCTAGAGGAAGAGGTAGTATTGCCGACGAAATAAGTATTTTAAACAAATACAACCCGAAAGTAATAGCCATAGATGCCAAGTTTTTTGGCTTAAAAGAAGATGATCCAATGGGTGACTTCAAGCTGGCAACTGCGATCCAAGAAGCTAATAATTTTATTATGGCCAGTGAGTTTGCAGTAACATCCGATACTTCAACCGGATGGGATACATTATATACTCCACCACCACTTTTTTCTCAAAATGCTCAAACTGCCTTTGTAAATGTAGGTAATCTTGAATTCGGTGACTTTACTACATGGCGTACCATTCCAGTAAAAGAAACAACAAAAAAAGGAAAAAAAGAACCTTGCTTTCCTGTAAAAATAGCAGAAGTATATAATGAAAAAGCTGCTCAAAAGTTCCTTGCAAGGGGAAATGAAATAGAAAACATCTACTTTAAAGGAAATCTGGACAAGTTCACAAAACTGGATGTAGACGATGTACTAAAAGAGAACTTTATACCAGAACTCATAAAAGATAAAATCGTAATTATGGGTTACATGGGTGATCATTACACTGATTACTACTTCGATGAAGATAAATTCTATACTCCTTTAAATGAAAAACAAGTAGGCAGAGGTACCCCTGATATGTTTGGTGTTGTAGTTCATGCAAATGTAGTTTCCATGATTTTAGATGAGAACTACATAAATGAAATGCCAGCATACATTGGGTATATCATCGCAATCATTTTATGTTATTTAAATGTAGCTCTATTTGCATATATACTTGATAACAAAAAGCTTTCTCCTTATTACGGACTTACTAAAATCATTCAGTTGATAGAAGTCCTCATAATACTGACAATTAGTATATTTTCTTTTGCTCTTTTTAATTATAAAGTTGATTTAACACTAGTTTTTCTCGTTATCATACTAGCAGGCGATTTAACTGAAATCTATATCGATATCATTCTGGTAAGTCTTAGTAAAATCTCATTTATCAGAAAACTTTCATTAAAACCAAATTCATTAAATGCATCATAA